The genomic window GGTGCCCTGGATATGAGCCTAGGAGACAGCCGATCGTGGCGCTATGCGGTCCGGCGTGATCCGGCGGTGGCCGGTCCGGATTTCCGGTACCCCGCGACAAGTGGCCGATATGTGGCGCGATCTGTGACGGCGAACACATGAGCCACTGCGTGATCGTCTCGTAACATTGCCGCATGTCTTCGACCCAGCCGCCGTCCCTGCTGACCGCCACCGCGTCGCCGAAGGCGAGTGCCGTGCGCGTGGCGCCCGGCGAGCGGCTGAGGTCGGTCCGGCTGCCGGGGATCACTCTGTCGGTGCGGTCGAGACCGCCGGCGCGTGAGGGACTGCCGCCCGCCCTGTTCGTGCACGGCCTGGGCGGTTCCTCGCAGAACTGGTCCGCGCTGATGCCGCTGCTCGACGGGCTCGTGGCCGGCGAGGCACTCGATCTGCCCGGTTTCGGCGACTCGCCGCCGCCGGACGACGGCAACTACTCCGTCACGGGACACGCGCGCGCGGTCATCCGTTACCTGGACTCCACCGGGCGCGGCCCCGTGCACCTTTTCGGCAACTCCCTCGGCGGCGCGATCACCACCCGTGTCGCCGCCCTGCGCCCCGACCTCGTCCGCACCCTGACCCTCGTGTCGCCCGCCCTGCCGGAGCTCCTCGTGCAGCGCACCGCCGTGCCCACCGCGATGCTCGCGCTACCGGGCATGTCGGCACTCTTCACCCGCTTCACCAGGGGCTGGAGCGCCGAGCAGCGCGTACGGGGCGTCACGGCGCTCTGCTACGGCGACCCCGGCCGCGTCACGGAGGAGGGTTTCCGCAATGCCGTGGAGGAGATGGAGCGGCGCCTCCAACTGCCGTACATGTGGGATGCGTTGACGCGGTCCGCCCGCGGGCTCGTGGACGCGTACACCCTGGGCGGACAGCACTCGCTCTGGCGCCAGGCCGAGCGCGTCCTCGCGCCGACGCTCCTCGTCTACGGCCGCCGCGACCAGCTCGTCGGCTACCGCATGGCCCAGCGCGCCGCCCGTACCTTCCGTGACTCGCGTCTCGTCTCCCTGCCGGACGCGGGGCATGTGGCGATGATGGAGTACCCGGAGGCGGTCGCCTCGGCGTTCCGTGTACTGCTCGCGGATACGGGCAACCCGAGCGGCAGCGCGGATTCGGCGTCGCTGCGTCCGGGGGATTCGGGGGATTGGGAGTCGGGTGCGGATGCGCATTCGGCTTCGGTGGGTCCGGCTTCGGCGTCGGTGGGTTCGTTTTCGACTTCCGTGGGTTCGGCTTCGGCCTCGGTGGCTTCGGCTTCGGTCGGTGTGTCGAGTGAGGGTGGTCTGGTGCGCGGACGCGGTTCGGCTGCCGCCGACGGTGATGAATCGGCCTCGGACGGGCCTCCGACGGCCTCTCCCGGTGGGGGGAGCTGAGGCGCGGCGTGGGACGGCACAGCCGTAAGGGGCGGGCGCCGAAAGGCGACACGAACGAAGTAGGAGAAACCGGGACGGCGACGTCCGCCGGGTCGGACGACCGTGGATCGGCGACGCCGCGAACACCGGGGGCCCAGGGGGCTCCGCGTGCGAATGGGGCGGCGCCTTGGGACGCCAGGGGCGCACCGGCTCCGGCGGCAGGGGTGCGGTCGCCGGGTGGTCCTCCGCCGCCCCGCAGATACGACGGGACTCCGGGCCAGAGGATGCCACGGGTCACCGGCGGTGCGCCTGGGCGAGAGGGCCCGCGTTTCCCCGACGGCACGCCGGCGCACGGTTTCCCTCGCCTTCCTGGCGGCACGCCGGCCCAGGGGATGCCGCGTCTCCCCGACGGCACGCCCGCGCACGGCTTCCCCCGGCCTCCCGACGGCACCCCGCCCCGCGGTTTCCCCCCGAGCCGTGGTGGTCACCCCGAGCAGCGTGAAGGGGGCGGGGGCTGGGGGCAATTGGGTGGTGGTGGACGGCAGACGGGTGCCGGACACGGCGTGGCGCAGGGGGCTCCCGCGGGGGCCCCCTATGGTGTGCCGGGCGAGGCGGCTTCCCCCGGCGCCTCGTACGGCGTGCCTCCCGAGCGTTCCGGCCGCCGCGTCCCCGTTCCCCGGCAGCGGCAGGAGACCATGCCCCCCGGTGGCCCCCGCCAGACCTATCTGGACGCCTTCGACGAGGTCGACGACGTCTTCGCACCCGGCCGGACACATCGTGTCGCGCCGGATGCCGAGGCCGACGGCCAGGTCGAGGTGGCTCTCGAAGAGAAGCCGCTGCAAGAGCAGCCGCTGCAAGAGATGGCTCTGCAAGAGAAGCCACTGCGCGATGAGCCCGAGGTCGCGGAGACCGCGAAGGGCGGCAAGGGGCGGGCGTTCGCCGGGATCGCCGCCGCCGCGGTCACGACCGTGCTGGCGGTCGTCGTGGGCGGGCAGGTGGTCGGCGGGGAGGACGGCACCGCCACACAGCCGCAGGCCGCCGACGCCGGTGAGCGTGCTGTGCGCGACGCCTCGCGCAGCGACAGCCGGCCCACGCAGTCCAGTCGGCCGAGCCCGAGCGCGACCCCGCTGTCGTACGACGAGAAGATGGGCACGAAGTACGCGCTCGCCGCGGACCTGGAAGGAAACGGGGAGTTCGAGGCGGTCAAGGGCTTCGACAGGGGGCCGGGGACGGGCCAGAAGTACCGCTACCGGGTCGACGTCGAGAAGGGGCTCGGGCTGGACGCGGAGCTGTTCGCCGAGGCCGTGCAGAAGACCCTGAACGACGACCGGAGTTGGGCCCACAGTGGCGGCCGGACGTTCGAGCGGATCTCCTCCGGGACGCCCGATTTCGTGATCACACTGGCCAGCCCGGGTACCACCGCGGTCTGGTGCGCCAAGTCGGGGCTCGACACGACCGTGGACAACGTGTCCTGCGATTCGGCCGCCACCGAACGCGTGATGATCAACGCGTACCGCTGGGCCCAGGGTTCGAAGACGTACGGCGATCAGATCCACGCGTACCGGCAGATGCTGATCAACCACGAGATCGGTCACCGCCTCGGCAACCGCCATGAGACCTGCGACAAGGACGGCGAACTCGCGCCCGTCATGCAGCAGCAGAGCAAGTTCCTCACCTACGGCGGGATCACGTGCAAAGCCAATCCCTGGCCGTTCCCCGGGAGTTGACGGGACTCCACCCGGCGATCTGACGGGGCGTAGCCGATCGATCCCTTAGCGCGACAAAACGCGTCCCGCTAGGGAAAGTTACGACCGTTCACCCCTTTTGGTGGCGCGATGGACAACCGTCCGTCGCGCCACCGCCTTGTCCGCATACGTTCGTCCCGCTGCGAGCCGCCGGGTGAACGGCGGCTCCCAAACGGGAGATCGGGGGTGCACGCGTGCGTATCGGACTGCTTACGGAGGGTGGCTATCCGTATGTGAGCGGTGACGCCAGGCTCTGGTGCGACCGACTCGTACGTGGGCTGGAGCGACACGAGTTCGACATCTACGCGCTCAGCCGGAGCGAGCGGCAGGAGGACGAGGGCTGGATCCCACTGCCGCCGCAGGTCAGCCGGGTCCGTACGGCACCACTGTGGACGGCCGGGGATGACGGGGTCGTCCATGGCCGCCGGGCGCGACGGCGCTTCGCGGAGGCATACGGCGAACTGGCGGCGGCCGTGTGCTCGGGGGGAGTTGGCGGGGTGGCCGGTGTCGCCGGGTTGCTCGGCGGGCCGAGGGCATCCGCGGCCGGTGGGGCGGACGGGGTCGGGGGAACTTCCGAGGGCGGTTCCGACGCTGAGGCGGACCGTTTCGGCAATGCGCTGTACGGACTTGCCGAACTGGCCCGTGACGAGGGCGGGCTGGTGGGCGCACTGCGCTCCGAGGTCGCCGTGCGCACGCTTGAGCGGGCTTGTCGCGCGCCGGGCGCACTGCGAGGGGCGCGCGAGGCTCGTGTACCGGATCTACTGACGGTCGCCTCACACCTCGAACGCGCACTGCGCCCCCTCTCACTCGACTGGTACGAGGACGACGGGCTCGGCTCGGTCGACCTGTGCCACGCGGCGGCCGGCGGCTCGGCAGCTCTGCCCGGGCTGCTGGCCCGTCACTTCCACGGGGTGCCCCTGCTGGTCACCGAGTACGGCGTGCCGCTGCGGGCGCACTACCTCGGGGCCTCGGGCGAGGCGCCGGTGCGCGCCCTGCTCGCGGCCTTCCACCGGCGGCTGACCGCCGAGGTCTACCGGCAGGCCGCCTGCCTCACCCCCGGCAACACCCACGCCCGGCGCTGGCAGGAGCGCTGCGGCGCCGACCGCGCCAGGATCCGCACGGTCTACCCGGGCATGAACGCCGCCCGCTTCGCGGAGGTGGGTGAGTCGCCGGAGTGCGCGGATCCGCACACGCTGGTGTGGGTCGGCCGCATCGAACCCGCCAAGGACCTGATCTCCCTGCTGCATGCCTTCGCCGAGATCCGCCGGGCCGAGCCCAAGGCGCGGCTCAGGATCGTCGGAGCGGTCACAGGTACCGAGGCGGCCGCCTATCTGGGCCACTGCAAGGCACTGGCCGCACAGCTCTTCCCCGACGAGGCGGACGGTGCCCACGCGGTCGGCGACAACCCCGTCTCCTTCGAGGAGATCGGCGACCCGGCCGTCCCCGACCTGGCTGAGGCGTATGCGGCGGGTGCCGTGGTCGTGTTGTCGAGCGTCGTCGAGGGCTTCCCGATCAGCCTGGTCGAGGCCATGTTCTGCGCCCGGCCGACGGTCTCCACGGATGTGGGCGCGGTCGTCGAGGTCATCGGCGGCACCGGGCTCGTCGTCCCACCACGCAATCCGCGGGCGCTCGCCGCTGCGTGCGTGGCGCTGCTGCGCGAACCCGAGCGCCGCGCGCGCCTCGGCGCGGCCGCCCGCGCACGCGCCCTCGAACTCTTCACCGTCGAGCAGAACGTCGCGGCATTTCGTGGCATCTATCTGGAGGTCGTCTCCCACGCTCCGGTACGCAAGGTCGTCCTCGACGACACCGGCGACCCTCTGCCCTTCGGAGCCCCCGCCGAGGCCCATGTACCCGGCCGCTGGACCGAGTCCCGGCCGGTGGCGGGGGGTCTGGGAGTGGCCGGTGTTGCCGGTGTGGCAGGAGTCGCCGGTGTCGCGGGGCCCGGTGGGGTCGTTGCCGATCGGCCCCGCTGGGCCGTCGGCACGCCGGTGCGGGCCACGACCCCGCTGCGGGCCACGGGGTCGGTCCCGGTCGCGCCGCCGGGACCGGGCTCGACATCTGTCACTGGTTCGGCTCCGGATTCGACATCTGCTCGGGCTGCGGGGACGTCTCCGGGCGCGGCGGCCGGGGAGCCGGTGCCTGCGGGAGAGGGGGCGCGATGAGCGAGTTGAAGCTGGATGGGCTGGACCGCTCGGACAGGCTGGACGGCGTGGACGGGATGGACCGCTCGGACGGACTGGGCGGATTGGGCGGACCGGACGAGCCGGGTGCGTCGCGTGAGCCGGGTGGGCTGAGCAGGCCGGGTGCGTCGCGTGAGCCCGGTGAGCTGAGCAGGCCGGGTGCGTCGCATGAGCCGGGTGGGCTGAGCAGGCCGGGTGAGCGGGAGCTGTCGCGTGGCACCGGCGCCGAGACCTTGACCATGTCACCACCGCGTGCCACGGATTCGCCGGGCCTTCCCGCCCCTCGGGGCGCCATGGCTTCGCCGGACCCGCTGGCACCGGGGAATGTCACCGCCCCACCCGACCCCGTGGCCATCCCCCGGCCGGTCGACGACGCCCTCACCGCAGCCACCCCCGAGCCCGCACCCCGACGCGGTGCCGTCGACCCGGTGAAGGCCCTGATGCACCGGCACCGGGAGCTCTGCGAGCGGGCGGTCGACCCCTTGGAGATCGCCGCCGGCCTGGAGGCGCACGGTGTGACCGACCGCACGGCGGCCCGTTTCCGGCACCGGGACGTGTTCTCGCTGGCCGAGGAGATGTACGCGCGCGTGTCGCGTGAAGGGGAGGAATCCACGGAGCGCGGGCCGGTGCCGAGTGCGCCCGGCGCGCGCGGCGGATGGGCCGTGCTCGCCCTGCTGCCGGGCGCCCTGTGCGCGGCAGCTGTGACGGGAGTACGGGTCACCGACGGCCAACCCCGCCTCGTGACCGCCACCTTCGGCGCCCTCGCGGTGGCGCTCGGCCTGCGCGTGGCCCTCGGGCGGGGCCCGCTGCGCACCCCGCCCGGCACCACGAGCCGTACCCGCGTCTGGACCTGCTGGCTGATCGCGTACGCCCTCCTCGGTGACGGCCTGCTCGCCGCCGGTCTCGACGGCGGCCCTCACGGCCCCTGGCCCCTGGCCACCGCTCCTGTACTCGCCCTCACCCTGGCCTGCGCCCCCGCCACCTGGTGCGCCCACCTCCTCTCCGTACGCGCCCGCCGCAAACTCGCCGCCAGCCGCGGGCTCGCGGAGTTCGCCGACTCCATGAAGCCCCTGATCCTCGGCGTGTTCGCGCTGCACCTCTGCGCCCTGGCCGCCCTGCTCTCGTTGTGCGGCGCGGTCCTGGACGAGTCCGCCGGGTACGCCGGAGCCGGCGCCCTCGGTGCACTCCTGCTACTCGCCCGCCTCCTCACCGCGCACGGCTTCACCCACGCCCCGGCCGTCGCCCTCCGCACGGCCGCCCTGACCGAGGCGATCGCGTTGGCCACGGTCTTCGCGAGTCGTCTGCCCGGCTGCTCCTCCCTGGCCGCCGCCGTCGAGACGGTCGTAGGCGCCCGGGGGCCCGGTGCCATCCCCGCTCTCGTGTGCGGCGCCACCGCGCTCGTCCTGCTCGTCCATGTCATCCGCACGTTGACCCGGGCCTCGGCCCACGCCCTGCCTTCCGGGGAGACCTGACCCCACCTCGGCCTTCGCCACAGCGGTCGCACACCGCCGTGCGAAGCCCGAGCCCGACCGATACGTGGGACCTCGGTCCCGCGCATCTCCTCCCGCGGGGCCGACACCGCGGGCCCACCTCATCACCCACGGCACCACCCCATAAGGAGAACGCCAGATGATCACCTCCCGAACCGGAGAGCCCGCCCCGGGAGCCGCCCGATGAGGGTCCTGCTGATCGGAGCCAACGGATATCTCGGCCGCTTCGTCGCCGAACGCCTGCTCGCCGACCCGGCCGTACAGCTCACCGCACTCGGCCGAGGCGACGACGCCGACGTACGGTTCGACCTCGCCACCGGCAGCCCCGGCGCGCTCACCCGCTTCCTGGACGCCGTCCACCCCGGAGTCGTCGTCAACTGCGCCGGAGCCACCCGCGGCGGTGCCCGCGAACTCACCCGGCACAACACCGTCGCCGTCGCCACCGTCTGCGAGGCCCTGCGCCGCAGCGGCTGCGGGGCGCGCCTGGTGCAGATCGGCTGCGGCGCCGAGTACGGGCCCAGCCAGCCCGGCTCCTCCACCGCGGAGGACGCCGTGCCCCGCCCCGGCGGCCCCTACGGCGTGAGCAAACTCGCCGCCACCGAACTCGTCCTCGGCTCCGGCCTGGACGCGGTGGTCCTCCGCGTCTTCTCGCCTGCCGGACCAGGCACCCCCGCCGGCTCCCCGCTCGGCCGCCTCGCCGAGGCCATGCGCCGCGCCATGCAGTCCGGCGACGGCGAACTCAAACTCGCCGGCCTCGGCGTCCAGCGCGACTTCGTCGACGTACGCGATGTCGCCCGCGCCGTCCACGCCGCCTCGCTCTCCGCCGCCCAGGGAGTGATCAACATCGGCTCGGGCCGCGCCGTGCGCCTCCGCGACGCGGCGGCCGTCCTCGCCCGCGTGGCCGGCTACGGCGGCGCCCTCCACGAACTCGACGCCCCGCCCGGCCCCCTCAGGCCCGCCATCGGTCACCCCCGCCCCGACCCGGACAACGTCGCCCCCGTCTCCTACCCCTACCCGGACGGCTGCGGCAGCTGGCAGCAGGCCGATGTGCGCACCGCCCGCGACCGGCTCGGCTGGCGGCCCCGGATCAACCTCGAGGAGTCCCTCGCCGACATCTGGATGGAGGCGGCATGCCGTATCTGACCCCCGCCCCATCCGGTGTCGCGAGCACCGGCTTAAGCCACGGTTTCGGCATCCCCGGCTATGCCCACCCCCTCGTCGCCTCCTTGGAATGGGGCGGACTCACCCGCCCCGGAACCCCGCTGCACTGGGTCGTCCTGAATGTCTCCGACGGCCCCGGCATCCGCCCCGACCCACACTGCCTGGGCGCCGCCGGACGGCTGCGGAACGCGGGCATCCGGGTCCTCGGCCACCTGGACGTCACATATGGGGCACGCGCCCTCGCCGAAACCGCCTCCGACGCACGCCGCTATCTCGACTGGTACCAGGTCGACGGCTTTCTCCTGGACCGCTGCCCCACCGAGCGCAGCGCCCTGACCGAGGTCCACCGCACGGTCACCGTGCTCCGCGCGCTCCTCGGCGGCGGCCACATCGTCCTCGGCCATGGCGCCCACCCGTATCCCGGATATGCCGAGATCGCCGATCAACTGGTGACCTTCTCCGGGCCTTGGAGCGACTACCGCTGGTCGCAGGTGGCCGAGTGGACCGCCGGCCATCCGCCCGAGCGCTTCTGCCACTTCGTCCACGGTGTCCCGCGCGGCCACCTCGACGAGGCGCTGCGCATCGCCCGCTGGCAGGGCGCCGCCACGATCTACTTCACCGACCGCACGGACCGCGACGGCCGGACCGCCCCCTGGGAGACGCTGCCCGGTTACTGGGACGAAATCGTCTCGCTGGTTGGAACGGGTGTCTCGGAATGAAAAAGGGCGTGGCAGTGTTACGCGGAGAACAACCGTAGTGATTGACCGACCAACGGAGTCCCCGTGTCGCTGCCACCCCTGGTCGAGCCCGCTTCCGAGCTCACCGTAGACGAGGTCCGCAGGTACTCCCGCCACCTGATCATCCCCGATGTCGGGATGGACGGGCAGAAGCGGCTGAAGAACGCCAAGGTGCTCTGTGTGGGCGCCGGCGGCCTGGGCTCGCCGGCGCTGATGTACCTGGCCGCGGCGGGCGTCGGGACGCTCGGCATCGTGGAGTTCGACGAGGTCGACGAGTCGAACCTGCAGCGCCAGATCATCCACAGCCAGGCCGACATCGGCCGCTCCAAGGCCGAGTCCGCCCGCGACTCCGTCGTCGGCATCAACCCGTACGTGAACGTGATCCTCCACGAAGAGCGGCTCGAGGCCGAGAACGTGATGGACATCTTCAGCCAGTACGACCTGATCGTCGACGGCACGGACAACTTCGCGACCCGTTACCTGGTCAACGACGCGGCCGTGCTGCTGAACAAGCCGTACGTCTGGGGCTCGATCTACCGCTTCGACGGCCAGGCCTCCGTCTTCTGGTCCGAGCACGGCCCCTGCTACCGCTGCCTCTACCCGGAGCCCCCGCCGCCGGGCATGGTCCCCTCCTGCGCCGAGGGCGGCGTCCTCGGTGTGCTGTGCGCGTCCATCGGCTCCATCCAGGTCACCGAGGCCATCAAGGTCCTCACCGGCACGGGCGAGCCCCTGGTCGGGCGTCTGATGATCTACGACGCCCTGGAGATGCAGTATCGCCAGGTCAAGGTCCGCAAGGACCCGAACTGCGCGGTCTGCGGCGAGAACCCCACCGTCACGGAGCTCATCGATTACGAGGCCTTCTGTGGCGTCGTCTCCGAGGAGGCCCAAGAGGCGGCCGCCGGCTCGACGATCACTCCCAAGCAGCTCAAGGAGTGGATCGACGACGGCGAGAACATCGAGATCATCGACGTTCGCGAGATCAACGAGTACGAGATCGTCTCCATTCCGGGCGCCAAGCTGATCCCGAAGAACGAGTTCCTCATGGGCACCGCCCTGGAGGCCCTCCCGCAGGACAAGAAGATCGTCCTGCACTGCAAGACGGGTGTCCGCAGTGCGGAAGTCCTCGCGGTCCTGAAGTCGGCGGGCTTCGCCGACGCGGTCCACGTCGGCGGCGGCGTGATCGGCTGGGTCCACCAGATCGAGCCGGACAAGCCGGTCTACTAGACACAGGCCTTCCAGGAAGGGGCTCGGCACCGCGGGTGCCGGGCCCCTTTCGGCGGTTGGGCCGACTACGTGCAGACCTTGTCGTCCTTCGGCACTGTCCCGTCCAGCAGATACGAGTTCACGGTCGAGTCGACACAGTCGCTGCCGCTGCCGTACGCCCCATGGCCCTCGCCCTTCCAGGTGAGCACCACACCGACGCCCTCGCCCAGCTCCTCGGCCATCTTCCGCGCGCCCTCGTAGGGCGTCGCCGGGTCCCCGGTGTTGCCCACCACGAGGACGGGCTCCGCTCCCGATGCGCTGACGTCCGGTGAGTCCGTCAGGCCGGCCACCGGCCAGTCGTGGCACCAGCCCGCCGTGTCCCAGCCCAGGAACTCGCCGAAGACGGGCGAGATCTCCCGGAATTCGGGCAGCAGCTTCTTCGTCTCCTCCGGCGTGGGCCGCTCCTTCTGGTCCAGGCACGATATGACCCGTTGGGAGTGGGTCGTCGTGCCGTAGCGGCCTGAGGGGTCGCGCTCGTTGTAGCCGTCGGCCAGCGCCAGCAGCTCGGTGCCGTCGCCGTCCTCGGCCGCGTCGAGCGCGCTTGTCAGAGTCGGCCAGCTCTGTTCGCTGTAGAGCGGCAGGACGATACCGGTGGTCGCCAGTGTCTGGGTGAGCTCGCGGCCGGACGTCGTCGCCAGTGGCTCGGCGTCGATCCGCTCCAGCAGGTCCTCGATCTTCCGCGTGCCCTCCTCCGGATCCTGGCCCGTGGACTTGAGGTAGTTGTCGAGAGCGCGCTGGAAGCCCACGCTCTGGTTCTTCGCGTGGCCCACCGTGTCTGCGGTCGGGTCGACCACCGCGTCCAGGACGAGGCGTCCCACGTTCCTCGGGAACAGGTGGGCGTAGACACCGCCGAGTTCGGTGCCGTACGAGATGCCGAAGTAGTGCATCTTCTCGTCGCCGAGGACCTGGCGCATGAGGTCCATGTCGCGTGCGGTCTCGGCGGTCGAGACGTGTGACAGCAGCTTGCCCGCGGCCTTCTCGCAGCCCGCGCCGAAGTCGGCCGCGTCCTTGAAGAAGGCGGCCTCCTCGGCCGTGTCGTCCGGGGTGGCGTCCACCGACTCGCCCGCCTGGATCTCCTTGTCGCTGCGGCAGCGCACGCCCTCGCTCTCGGCGACCCCGCGCGGATCCCAGCTCACCAGGTCGTACCGCTCGTGCAGTTCGCTCGTGAGCCCCGCGTACGACGGCAGCGTGGACACGCCGGAGCCGCCGGGCCCGCCGAAGTTGAACAGGAGCGAGCCGAGACGTTCGTCGTCGTCGCCGGTCGCCTTGCTGCGGATCAGCGCGAGCCCGATCGTCCCGTCGTCCGGGTTCGTGTAGTTCAGCGGCACCTTCAGCGTCGCGCATTGCCAGTCGCCGCCCGGTGCCGGGCCCTCCGGTGTCGCCTTGCAACGCCCCCAGTCGAGCTTCTGGGACGCCAGTGAAGACGCGGAGGCCTTCCCATCACCCGCCTCGTCGTCGCCGCCACTGCAGCCCGCGATCAGTAGCACTGCCGCGGCCAACGCCGCCCCCCGTGGAAATCGTGTCATGCGCACTTCCCCCCTCTCGCGGTACCGTCCCCCGGATGTCCCGAATGACAGTCATGCCATGGTATGCGGACTGCAGTGAACATCGAGATCGCCTGTGGATAACGCTCTGACCTGCACGTTTACGAGCAGACCGTACCGGCTTTCGGCACCTTGCCCGTCAGTAGGTAGCCGTCCACGGCCGTCCGCACGCACGCATTCCCGCTGCCGTACG from Streptomyces sp. DSM 40750 includes these protein-coding regions:
- a CDS encoding alpha/beta fold hydrolase; protein product: MSSTQPPSLLTATASPKASAVRVAPGERLRSVRLPGITLSVRSRPPAREGLPPALFVHGLGGSSQNWSALMPLLDGLVAGEALDLPGFGDSPPPDDGNYSVTGHARAVIRYLDSTGRGPVHLFGNSLGGAITTRVAALRPDLVRTLTLVSPALPELLVQRTAVPTAMLALPGMSALFTRFTRGWSAEQRVRGVTALCYGDPGRVTEEGFRNAVEEMERRLQLPYMWDALTRSARGLVDAYTLGGQHSLWRQAERVLAPTLLVYGRRDQLVGYRMAQRAARTFRDSRLVSLPDAGHVAMMEYPEAVASAFRVLLADTGNPSGSADSASLRPGDSGDWESGADAHSASVGPASASVGSFSTSVGSASASVASASVGVSSEGGLVRGRGSAAADGDESASDGPPTASPGGGS
- a CDS encoding spherulation-specific family 4 protein, which produces MPYLTPAPSGVASTGLSHGFGIPGYAHPLVASLEWGGLTRPGTPLHWVVLNVSDGPGIRPDPHCLGAAGRLRNAGIRVLGHLDVTYGARALAETASDARRYLDWYQVDGFLLDRCPTERSALTEVHRTVTVLRALLGGGHIVLGHGAHPYPGYAEIADQLVTFSGPWSDYRWSQVAEWTAGHPPERFCHFVHGVPRGHLDEALRIARWQGAATIYFTDRTDRDGRTAPWETLPGYWDEIVSLVGTGVSE
- a CDS encoding NAD-dependent epimerase/dehydratase family protein, which codes for MRVLLIGANGYLGRFVAERLLADPAVQLTALGRGDDADVRFDLATGSPGALTRFLDAVHPGVVVNCAGATRGGARELTRHNTVAVATVCEALRRSGCGARLVQIGCGAEYGPSQPGSSTAEDAVPRPGGPYGVSKLAATELVLGSGLDAVVLRVFSPAGPGTPAGSPLGRLAEAMRRAMQSGDGELKLAGLGVQRDFVDVRDVARAVHAASLSAAQGVINIGSGRAVRLRDAAAVLARVAGYGGALHELDAPPGPLRPAIGHPRPDPDNVAPVSYPYPDGCGSWQQADVRTARDRLGWRPRINLEESLADIWMEAACRI
- a CDS encoding alpha/beta hydrolase, with translation MTRFPRGAALAAAVLLIAGCSGGDDEAGDGKASASSLASQKLDWGRCKATPEGPAPGGDWQCATLKVPLNYTNPDDGTIGLALIRSKATGDDDERLGSLLFNFGGPGGSGVSTLPSYAGLTSELHERYDLVSWDPRGVAESEGVRCRSDKEIQAGESVDATPDDTAEEAAFFKDAADFGAGCEKAAGKLLSHVSTAETARDMDLMRQVLGDEKMHYFGISYGTELGGVYAHLFPRNVGRLVLDAVVDPTADTVGHAKNQSVGFQRALDNYLKSTGQDPEEGTRKIEDLLERIDAEPLATTSGRELTQTLATTGIVLPLYSEQSWPTLTSALDAAEDGDGTELLALADGYNERDPSGRYGTTTHSQRVISCLDQKERPTPEETKKLLPEFREISPVFGEFLGWDTAGWCHDWPVAGLTDSPDVSASGAEPVLVVGNTGDPATPYEGARKMAEELGEGVGVVLTWKGEGHGAYGSGSDCVDSTVNSYLLDGTVPKDDKVCT
- a CDS encoding DUF3152 domain-containing protein, yielding MGRHSRKGRAPKGDTNEVGETGTATSAGSDDRGSATPRTPGAQGAPRANGAAPWDARGAPAPAAGVRSPGGPPPPRRYDGTPGQRMPRVTGGAPGREGPRFPDGTPAHGFPRLPGGTPAQGMPRLPDGTPAHGFPRPPDGTPPRGFPPSRGGHPEQREGGGGWGQLGGGGRQTGAGHGVAQGAPAGAPYGVPGEAASPGASYGVPPERSGRRVPVPRQRQETMPPGGPRQTYLDAFDEVDDVFAPGRTHRVAPDAEADGQVEVALEEKPLQEQPLQEMALQEKPLRDEPEVAETAKGGKGRAFAGIAAAAVTTVLAVVVGGQVVGGEDGTATQPQAADAGERAVRDASRSDSRPTQSSRPSPSATPLSYDEKMGTKYALAADLEGNGEFEAVKGFDRGPGTGQKYRYRVDVEKGLGLDAELFAEAVQKTLNDDRSWAHSGGRTFERISSGTPDFVITLASPGTTAVWCAKSGLDTTVDNVSCDSAATERVMINAYRWAQGSKTYGDQIHAYRQMLINHEIGHRLGNRHETCDKDGELAPVMQQQSKFLTYGGITCKANPWPFPGS
- the moeZ gene encoding adenylyltransferase/sulfurtransferase MoeZ; this encodes MSLPPLVEPASELTVDEVRRYSRHLIIPDVGMDGQKRLKNAKVLCVGAGGLGSPALMYLAAAGVGTLGIVEFDEVDESNLQRQIIHSQADIGRSKAESARDSVVGINPYVNVILHEERLEAENVMDIFSQYDLIVDGTDNFATRYLVNDAAVLLNKPYVWGSIYRFDGQASVFWSEHGPCYRCLYPEPPPPGMVPSCAEGGVLGVLCASIGSIQVTEAIKVLTGTGEPLVGRLMIYDALEMQYRQVKVRKDPNCAVCGENPTVTELIDYEAFCGVVSEEAQEAAAGSTITPKQLKEWIDDGENIEIIDVREINEYEIVSIPGAKLIPKNEFLMGTALEALPQDKKIVLHCKTGVRSAEVLAVLKSAGFADAVHVGGGVIGWVHQIEPDKPVY
- a CDS encoding DUF3492 domain-containing protein, whose amino-acid sequence is MRIGLLTEGGYPYVSGDARLWCDRLVRGLERHEFDIYALSRSERQEDEGWIPLPPQVSRVRTAPLWTAGDDGVVHGRRARRRFAEAYGELAAAVCSGGVGGVAGVAGLLGGPRASAAGGADGVGGTSEGGSDAEADRFGNALYGLAELARDEGGLVGALRSEVAVRTLERACRAPGALRGAREARVPDLLTVASHLERALRPLSLDWYEDDGLGSVDLCHAAAGGSAALPGLLARHFHGVPLLVTEYGVPLRAHYLGASGEAPVRALLAAFHRRLTAEVYRQAACLTPGNTHARRWQERCGADRARIRTVYPGMNAARFAEVGESPECADPHTLVWVGRIEPAKDLISLLHAFAEIRRAEPKARLRIVGAVTGTEAAAYLGHCKALAAQLFPDEADGAHAVGDNPVSFEEIGDPAVPDLAEAYAAGAVVVLSSVVEGFPISLVEAMFCARPTVSTDVGAVVEVIGGTGLVVPPRNPRALAAACVALLREPERRARLGAAARARALELFTVEQNVAAFRGIYLEVVSHAPVRKVVLDDTGDPLPFGAPAEAHVPGRWTESRPVAGGLGVAGVAGVAGVAGVAGPGGVVADRPRWAVGTPVRATTPLRATGSVPVAPPGPGSTSVTGSAPDSTSARAAGTSPGAAAGEPVPAGEGAR